One Microbacterium esteraromaticum genomic window carries:
- a CDS encoding magnesium transporter MgtE N-terminal domain-containing protein, whose amino-acid sequence MSTQRVFVARLAGCAVFDPVGDRLGKVRDVVIVYRKTASPRVIGLVIEIPGRRHVFLSIGRVTSIRSGQVISTGLINVRRFQPRPGEVRVVAEFLGRRVSLTDGGGTAVVEDVAIEQDRHGEWGITQLFLRKAKTSASPFAKGPTAFAAWNEVAELREPGESQSAEQLVATYSEMHAADLATTLLDLPQERRIEVAEELPDERLADALEEMPEDDQVGILDRLGDERAADVLDEMEPDDAADLLAQLPPERLEHLLALMDPEEAEDVRMLLRYGADTAGGLMTPEPIILSADATVAEALALIRRHELHPALAAAVFVTLPPFETPTGRLLGVVHFQKMLRYPPHERLGAILDDSVEPVAVTASAAEVARMLASYDLVSLPVIDSAHRLVGAISVDDVLDYLLPDDWRTHDADEPTASAR is encoded by the coding sequence GTGAGCACACAACGGGTCTTCGTCGCACGTCTGGCTGGTTGCGCCGTGTTCGATCCCGTGGGCGATCGTCTCGGCAAGGTCCGCGATGTCGTCATCGTCTATCGCAAGACGGCCTCACCGCGCGTTATCGGCCTGGTGATCGAGATCCCCGGTCGCCGCCACGTCTTCCTCTCGATCGGGCGCGTCACCTCCATCCGATCGGGTCAGGTCATCAGCACAGGCCTCATCAACGTGCGCCGGTTCCAGCCCCGGCCCGGTGAGGTCCGGGTGGTCGCCGAGTTCCTCGGCCGGCGGGTGAGCCTCACCGACGGCGGCGGAACCGCGGTCGTCGAGGACGTCGCGATCGAGCAGGACCGCCACGGCGAGTGGGGCATCACCCAGCTCTTCCTCCGCAAGGCCAAGACCAGCGCGTCGCCGTTCGCCAAGGGCCCGACCGCGTTCGCCGCGTGGAACGAGGTCGCCGAGCTGCGCGAGCCCGGCGAGTCGCAGTCCGCCGAGCAGCTGGTCGCCACATACTCCGAGATGCACGCCGCCGACCTCGCCACCACCCTGCTCGACCTTCCACAGGAGCGCCGCATCGAGGTGGCAGAGGAGCTCCCCGACGAGCGTCTCGCCGACGCGCTCGAGGAGATGCCCGAGGACGACCAGGTGGGCATCCTCGATCGGCTCGGCGACGAGCGCGCCGCCGACGTGCTCGACGAGATGGAACCCGACGATGCGGCCGACCTCCTCGCTCAGCTGCCCCCCGAGCGACTCGAGCACCTGCTCGCTCTCATGGACCCGGAAGAGGCCGAGGACGTCAGGATGCTGCTGCGCTACGGCGCCGACACCGCCGGCGGCCTGATGACGCCCGAGCCGATCATCCTGTCGGCGGATGCGACGGTCGCCGAGGCGCTCGCGCTGATCCGCCGCCACGAGCTGCATCCGGCGCTGGCAGCGGCCGTGTTCGTCACCCTCCCGCCGTTCGAGACCCCGACAGGACGGCTGCTGGGCGTCGTGCACTTCCAGAAGATGCTGCGCTATCCCCCGCACGAGCGGCTCGGCGCGATCCTCGACGACTCCGTGGAGCCGGTCGCCGTCACCGCATCCGCCGCCGAGGTGGCCCGCATGCTCGCCAGCTACGACCTCGTCTCGCTGCCCGTGATCGACAGCGCGCACCGCCTGGTCGGTGCCATCAGCGTCGACGACGTGCTCGACTACCTGCTGCCCGACGACTGGCGCACGCACGACGCCGACGAGCCGACGGCGAGCGCACGATGA
- a CDS encoding general stress protein, with translation MSMLNRPGNGTDLGEVIASTKDYEAAQKIVSKLIAGEVPARDIAIVGEGVRTVERVTGKLGYAAAARSGATNGVLIGLLLSAIMLFGTPDAPISLFLGFLLIGVALGMIMSLVTYSIVRRRRDFASMMQMLADHYEVRVQPASLVKARGVVGPERPQTVRPPVDLSEPPRYGERVPPAGQTGGPAPQSPASQPSVTEPAPSSPTPASPTPASPTPVRPAPAPGSDDGPVIPPKPPLPGAKPSAPRTPSDPTTESGPASDADGDEPTESR, from the coding sequence ATGAGCATGCTGAATCGACCGGGAAACGGGACCGACCTCGGTGAGGTGATCGCCTCGACGAAGGACTACGAGGCGGCCCAGAAGATCGTGTCGAAGCTGATCGCCGGTGAGGTGCCGGCCCGCGACATCGCCATCGTGGGCGAGGGCGTCCGCACGGTGGAGAGGGTCACCGGCAAGCTCGGCTACGCCGCCGCCGCGCGCTCGGGAGCCACGAACGGCGTGCTGATCGGCCTGCTGCTCTCGGCGATCATGCTCTTCGGCACGCCCGACGCCCCGATCTCGCTGTTCCTCGGCTTCCTGCTCATCGGCGTCGCACTCGGCATGATCATGAGCCTGGTCACGTATTCGATCGTGCGCCGCCGTCGTGACTTCGCGAGCATGATGCAGATGCTCGCCGACCACTACGAGGTGCGTGTGCAGCCCGCCTCTCTGGTGAAGGCTCGCGGCGTCGTCGGGCCCGAGCGCCCCCAGACGGTGCGCCCGCCCGTCGACCTCAGCGAGCCGCCCCGATACGGCGAGCGCGTTCCGCCGGCCGGACAGACCGGAGGTCCCGCGCCGCAGAGCCCGGCGTCGCAGCCGTCGGTGACTGAGCCCGCTCCGTCGTCGCCGACTCCGGCGTCGCCGACTCCGGCGTCGCCGACTCCGGTGCGGCCGGCTCCGGCTCCTGGCTCCGACGACGGGCCGGTGATCCCTCCGAAGCCGCCGCTCCCCGGTGCAAAGCCTTCGGCACCCCGAACTCCGTCCGACCCGACGACAGAGTCGGGGCCGGCATCCGACGCCGACGGCGACGAGCCGACCGAGTCGCGATGA
- a CDS encoding DUF4870 domain-containing protein, which yields MTATSAPATGASAWALGLLVLLPIPLLGPLAAGGGMIAAYGSLSRQGPLAKRNAAAARSWGRLFLFVSTALLVVQLVVGLVRMTQPSAPATGFFPQGIPITLYVIVCVVHLVVVIVALRTARRGEFVRVPFVRSL from the coding sequence ATGACCGCGACGAGCGCTCCGGCGACGGGTGCGTCGGCCTGGGCGCTGGGGCTGCTCGTGCTGCTGCCGATCCCCCTTCTGGGCCCGCTCGCCGCCGGCGGCGGGATGATCGCCGCCTACGGGTCGCTGTCACGGCAGGGGCCGCTGGCGAAGCGGAACGCCGCCGCGGCGCGCTCCTGGGGTCGGCTGTTCCTGTTCGTCTCGACGGCTCTGCTCGTGGTGCAGCTGGTGGTGGGGCTGGTGCGGATGACGCAGCCGAGCGCTCCGGCCACCGGCTTCTTCCCGCAGGGCATCCCGATCACGCTGTACGTCATCGTGTGCGTCGTGCATCTGGTGGTGGTCATCGTCGCACTGCGCACGGCGCGCCGTGGGGAGTTCGTTCGGGTACCGTTCGTGAGGAGTCTCTGA
- a CDS encoding alpha/beta hydrolase family protein encodes MGIVVELPAGAVTVTTAWAEPDGPSRGVVAIAHGAGAGMDHPFLIGFADALRVEGFTTMRFNFPYVEAGRRMPGPAAHAMLTWRAVVSSIREERPDASVWACGKSYGGRMASMAAAEGLEVDGLVYLGYPLHQPGKPEKPRIEHLPAVRPPQLFVEGTNDPFVQPLSQLEEAMASCQDARIAWIDGGGHSFEVKGRKRPAEVVGAGLAPLVAEFIADVGRD; translated from the coding sequence ATGGGCATCGTGGTGGAGCTGCCTGCCGGTGCGGTCACGGTGACGACGGCTTGGGCGGAGCCGGACGGACCCTCGCGCGGTGTCGTCGCGATCGCGCACGGTGCGGGCGCCGGCATGGATCACCCGTTCCTGATCGGTTTCGCCGATGCGCTGCGCGTCGAGGGCTTCACGACGATGCGGTTCAACTTCCCCTACGTGGAGGCCGGAAGGCGGATGCCAGGACCAGCGGCGCATGCGATGCTCACCTGGCGCGCCGTGGTGTCGTCCATACGCGAAGAGCGTCCCGACGCGTCGGTGTGGGCGTGCGGGAAATCGTACGGCGGACGGATGGCGTCGATGGCAGCGGCAGAGGGGCTGGAGGTCGACGGGCTCGTCTATCTCGGCTACCCGCTGCATCAGCCGGGCAAGCCCGAGAAGCCGCGCATCGAGCATCTGCCTGCCGTTCGTCCGCCACAGCTGTTCGTCGAGGGCACGAACGACCCGTTCGTGCAGCCGCTGTCGCAGCTCGAGGAAGCGATGGCCTCGTGTCAGGACGCCCGGATCGCCTGGATCGACGGGGGTGGTCACTCGTTCGAGGTGAAGGGCCGCAAGAGGCCGGCTGAGGTGGTCGGTGCGGGGCTTGCGCCGCTGGTCGCGGAGTTCATCGCGGATGTCGGCCGCGACTGA
- a CDS encoding DUF2785 domain-containing protein yields the protein MAAAGLSSVSSDAREAALDALCEAVASGRLDDRLVALIERRLLALEVGLGEDTGDSVFGRSFSALVLGACVARTNVLGLRDGIDRWCAAFVRWFVAERDVRGYVEGRGWAHAIAHGADAWGEFARFGWRDAGIRELLRDAVIERAMAATGPWTAGEADRIALAISSVPGAAAGIAERLNSAVAGAQRGAADPYAQTFNAEQLLRALLLQAEPGSPVDTAIRRGVQERYPHLQGGS from the coding sequence ATGGCGGCAGCTGGGCTGTCGTCCGTCTCGTCGGATGCCCGAGAAGCGGCGCTCGACGCGCTGTGCGAGGCGGTCGCCTCGGGGCGGCTCGACGATCGTCTGGTCGCACTGATAGAGCGGCGGCTGCTCGCTCTCGAGGTCGGACTCGGCGAGGACACCGGTGATTCGGTCTTCGGGCGGTCGTTCTCGGCCCTGGTGCTGGGCGCGTGTGTCGCCCGTACGAATGTCCTGGGCCTGCGTGACGGCATCGATCGCTGGTGTGCGGCTTTCGTGCGCTGGTTCGTCGCCGAGCGAGACGTGCGAGGCTACGTCGAGGGGCGGGGCTGGGCGCATGCGATTGCGCATGGAGCGGATGCGTGGGGCGAATTCGCGCGATTCGGATGGCGCGACGCGGGGATACGGGAGCTGCTGCGTGACGCCGTGATCGAGCGTGCGATGGCGGCGACAGGTCCGTGGACAGCCGGTGAGGCCGACCGCATCGCTCTCGCGATCTCGTCCGTGCCGGGAGCTGCGGCCGGGATCGCGGAGCGGTTGAACTCGGCGGTCGCCGGCGCACAACGAGGCGCAGCCGACCCGTATGCGCAGACGTTCAACGCAGAGCAGCTGCTGCGTGCGCTGCTGCTGCAGGCGGAACCGGGATCGCCCGTGGATACGGCCATCAGGCGCGGCGTGCAGGAGCGGTACCCCCACCTTCAGGGCGGGAGCTGA
- a CDS encoding serine hydrolase, which yields MTEPHVSYALLNGAGETCGAYDERREFYAASTIKLAVAAALLFAVEGGTMSLERAVPSSRRFASRIPGAAHIDFELEPDELDPGMPADGTPVSLSWCLERMLTVSSNEATNLIIEALGASSGGSEAPVGVRGLDAVREACARLGVPGVRVTRLICDAAAKRAGFTHAASALDLAQLMLAVTSGEALTQASRDLMVGLLRAQRVPIIAEVLPAGLAWGSKSGWDDEIRHDVAFIGTPGSDEFRVLAICTQGYSGRGAQQVILAVAHSLVEALHRPSARGAAPGTSASP from the coding sequence ATGACCGAACCGCACGTCTCCTACGCGTTGCTGAACGGCGCCGGCGAGACGTGCGGCGCGTACGACGAGCGGCGAGAGTTCTACGCGGCGAGCACGATCAAGCTCGCAGTGGCAGCGGCGCTCCTGTTCGCGGTCGAAGGCGGCACGATGAGCCTTGAGCGTGCGGTGCCGAGCTCGCGACGATTCGCCAGCAGGATTCCGGGTGCGGCGCACATCGACTTCGAGCTCGAGCCCGACGAGCTCGACCCGGGGATGCCCGCCGACGGCACACCGGTCAGCCTCAGCTGGTGCCTCGAGCGGATGCTCACTGTCTCATCGAACGAGGCGACCAATCTGATCATCGAGGCCCTCGGCGCCTCCTCCGGGGGCAGCGAGGCTCCGGTCGGCGTGCGCGGGCTCGACGCCGTGCGCGAGGCGTGCGCGCGGCTCGGCGTGCCGGGCGTGCGCGTCACCCGCCTCATCTGCGACGCCGCGGCGAAGCGCGCGGGCTTCACGCATGCAGCCTCGGCGCTCGACCTCGCACAGCTCATGCTCGCCGTGACGAGCGGCGAGGCACTCACACAGGCCTCTCGCGATCTCATGGTGGGGCTGCTGCGCGCTCAGCGCGTGCCGATCATCGCCGAAGTGCTCCCCGCGGGCCTCGCCTGGGGCTCGAAGAGCGGATGGGACGACGAGATCAGGCATGACGTCGCATTCATCGGCACGCCAGGCAGCGACGAGTTCCGCGTGCTCGCGATCTGCACGCAGGGGTACTCCGGCCGCGGCGCTCAGCAGGTGATTCTCGCGGTTGCGCACTCGCTGGTCGAGGCGCTGCATCGGCCGTCCGCGCGCGGCGCAGCACCCGGCACGTCTGCGAGCCCGTAG
- a CDS encoding serine hydrolase produces the protein MTELPDTGLNEETGGLVTPYSDGIPMVSYALVDRDGTILRQYDAERPYYSASTVKVGVMVAALRELQSGAWRLDEEKEVTHEFASILPEAGRFVMRAEETDEGLGVPGDIVTRARVIERMVTVSANCATNILFEELGAEKVAQVFLDAGVPDTGMDRPYSDAAGLEAGVTNRASALGLARLMASLVRGDLLDPEWTEYAKELLRRRENPRISAVATDIAAKTGGVVDTGSKGGGIDGIAHDFAFVELNGTMYCLGICTRAYTYEQGAAAIQALASALLNDTAIAAR, from the coding sequence ATGACGGAACTCCCCGACACCGGACTGAACGAGGAGACCGGGGGCCTCGTCACCCCCTACTCCGATGGAATCCCGATGGTCTCGTACGCCCTGGTCGATCGTGACGGCACGATCCTTCGTCAGTACGACGCCGAACGCCCCTACTATTCGGCATCGACCGTCAAAGTCGGCGTCATGGTCGCCGCGCTGCGCGAGCTGCAGAGCGGCGCGTGGAGGCTGGACGAGGAGAAGGAGGTCACCCACGAATTCGCCAGCATCCTTCCCGAGGCGGGGCGCTTCGTCATGCGGGCAGAGGAGACCGACGAGGGTCTCGGCGTGCCCGGCGACATCGTCACACGCGCCCGCGTGATCGAGCGCATGGTCACGGTGAGCGCGAACTGCGCCACCAACATCCTGTTCGAAGAACTCGGCGCGGAGAAGGTCGCTCAGGTCTTCCTCGACGCGGGGGTGCCGGACACCGGCATGGATCGCCCGTATTCAGACGCCGCAGGCCTCGAGGCAGGGGTCACGAACCGGGCCTCCGCCCTCGGACTCGCCCGCCTCATGGCGTCGCTCGTTCGCGGAGACCTGCTCGACCCCGAGTGGACCGAGTACGCCAAGGAGCTGCTGCGGCGACGCGAGAACCCGAGGATCAGCGCGGTCGCCACCGACATCGCGGCAAAGACCGGCGGAGTCGTCGACACCGGGAGCAAGGGCGGCGGAATCGACGGCATCGCCCACGACTTCGCCTTCGTCGAACTGAACGGCACGATGTACTGCCTCGGTATCTGCACGCGCGCGTACACCTACGAACAGGGAGCGGCTGCGATTCAGGCGCTCGCTTCGGCTCTGCTCAACGACACCGCGATCGCAGCACGCTGA
- a CDS encoding M20/M25/M40 family metallo-hydrolase — protein sequence MTPAELCAHFIQFDTSNFGSGESTGETPLAEEIARLLRDAGYSPELYAREPHRASTVIRVPGTDRSLPGMVVHGHLDVVPAEPEQWSVPPFEGRISDGYIYGRGAVDMKDMVAMMVATLLEWASLGISPQRDIVFAFVADEEARGDWGAGWLVETHPELFAGIGASIGESGGHATPLTAADGGTVMLYPIAVAERGTLHAHLRAEGTSGHGSRPCPDSAVTKLLAATNRINTHQWPLELGDTVREYITSTNAALGYQVDLGSEAGVTEAIDRMGEAGEVARVTSRCSSTTTVLRAGYKVNVVPGVAEAEVDVRCVPGSFESTRAALAELIGPDVAFTITDPGEPTDFSSGSPWFAAMREAVLRHDPDGVVVPYCMGGGTDSKSFRKLGIECFGFVPLTADPEGRRLAGLHGIDERVPVASVNGGQRILSDFLLNL from the coding sequence ATGACGCCAGCGGAGTTGTGCGCCCATTTCATTCAGTTCGACACGTCGAACTTCGGATCAGGAGAGAGCACGGGCGAGACACCGCTCGCCGAGGAGATCGCCCGGTTGCTTCGCGACGCCGGGTACTCCCCCGAGCTCTACGCGCGCGAACCGCATCGGGCCTCCACCGTGATCCGCGTGCCGGGCACGGATCGCTCGCTTCCCGGCATGGTGGTGCACGGCCATCTCGATGTCGTTCCGGCGGAGCCGGAGCAGTGGTCGGTGCCTCCCTTCGAGGGCAGGATCAGCGACGGATACATCTACGGGCGCGGAGCGGTGGACATGAAGGACATGGTCGCGATGATGGTGGCGACCCTGCTCGAGTGGGCGAGCCTCGGCATCTCGCCGCAGCGCGACATCGTCTTCGCATTCGTCGCAGACGAAGAGGCTCGCGGTGACTGGGGCGCGGGCTGGCTGGTCGAGACGCACCCTGAGCTGTTCGCCGGGATCGGCGCCTCGATCGGCGAATCAGGCGGGCACGCCACCCCGCTGACCGCTGCCGACGGCGGCACCGTGATGCTCTACCCCATCGCCGTGGCCGAGCGCGGCACGCTGCACGCACACCTTCGCGCTGAGGGGACCTCGGGTCACGGGTCCCGCCCCTGCCCCGACAGCGCCGTCACCAAGCTGCTCGCGGCGACCAACCGGATCAACACCCACCAGTGGCCGCTCGAGCTCGGCGACACGGTTCGCGAGTACATCACCAGCACGAACGCGGCGCTCGGCTACCAGGTCGATCTCGGCAGCGAGGCCGGGGTGACCGAAGCCATCGACCGGATGGGCGAGGCCGGCGAGGTGGCGCGTGTCACCAGCCGCTGCTCGTCGACGACCACCGTGCTGCGCGCGGGCTACAAGGTCAACGTCGTTCCGGGCGTCGCCGAGGCCGAAGTCGACGTCCGATGCGTTCCCGGCTCCTTCGAATCGACGCGAGCCGCACTTGCCGAGCTCATCGGCCCCGACGTCGCGTTCACGATCACGGACCCGGGCGAGCCGACCGACTTCTCCTCCGGATCACCGTGGTTCGCAGCGATGCGCGAAGCCGTGCTGCGGCATGACCCCGACGGCGTCGTCGTACCGTACTGCATGGGCGGCGGCACTGATTCCAAGTCGTTCAGAAAGCTGGGCATCGAGTGCTTCGGATTCGTGCCGCTCACCGCCGATCCCGAGGGCCGTCGGCTCGCGGGGCTGCACGGCATCGACGAGCGCGTTCCCGTCGCCTCGGTGAATGGCGGGCAGCGGATCCTCAGCGATTTCCTCCTCAACCTCTGA
- a CDS encoding S66 peptidase family protein, with translation MNEMRDRSTALAPLGEGARCALISPSGPPVPGAVDEGEALLRSWGLEPVLGAHALDRHERASGYLAGSDADRAADLSRAWTDPSIEGIFCLRGGYGAIRLLDHLDTEALAAATPKPLYGSSDITALHEFWQQRLGVPTWFTPMIATRDLLDSPGNVTALHAAVMGERRWELASDDETATLVSGEARGEVTGGNLSLLAMSTGSHPSVVGRAEGRIVLLEEIHESPYRLDGLMQILLRSGYFDGAVGVGLGTWVDCGPLDEIRALMTELLTPLGIPVVWGLRFGHGPDVSSFPIGRGVTATLTADEQPALAFD, from the coding sequence ATGAATGAGATGAGGGATCGCTCGACCGCGCTCGCACCGCTCGGCGAGGGCGCTCGTTGCGCGTTGATCAGCCCTTCCGGGCCACCCGTCCCTGGTGCGGTCGACGAGGGGGAGGCGCTGCTGCGATCCTGGGGGCTCGAGCCGGTGCTCGGCGCGCACGCGCTCGATCGCCACGAACGCGCCTCGGGTTACCTCGCGGGAAGCGATGCCGACCGGGCGGCCGACCTCAGTCGGGCCTGGACGGACCCGTCCATCGAGGGCATCTTCTGCCTGCGCGGGGGCTACGGGGCCATTCGCCTGCTCGATCACCTCGACACCGAGGCGCTCGCCGCAGCGACGCCGAAGCCGCTCTACGGCTCGTCCGATATCACCGCACTGCACGAGTTCTGGCAGCAGCGGCTCGGGGTCCCCACCTGGTTCACGCCGATGATCGCCACGAGAGACCTGCTCGACTCGCCCGGCAACGTCACCGCGCTGCACGCAGCGGTGATGGGGGAGCGGCGCTGGGAGCTGGCCAGTGACGATGAGACGGCGACCCTCGTGTCAGGAGAAGCGAGGGGCGAGGTGACCGGCGGCAATCTGAGTCTGCTCGCGATGAGCACCGGATCGCACCCCTCGGTCGTCGGCCGCGCCGAGGGGCGCATCGTGCTGCTCGAAGAGATCCACGAGTCACCGTATCGACTCGACGGCCTCATGCAGATCCTGCTCCGCTCGGGGTACTTCGACGGTGCCGTCGGCGTCGGTCTCGGCACGTGGGTGGATTGCGGCCCGCTCGACGAGATCCGCGCCCTCATGACCGAGCTGCTGACCCCGCTGGGAATCCCTGTCGTCTGGGGTCTGCGATTCGGTCATGGTCCCGACGTGTCCTCGTTCCCGATCGGGCGCGGAGTGACCGCGACGCTCACTGCGGACGAGCAGCCGGCGCTCGCGTTCGACTGA
- a CDS encoding D-alanyl-D-alanine carboxypeptidase/D-alanyl-D-alanine-endopeptidase, with the protein MSSETMTEDRRADDTTGTGALDDLRRQAMDPRLGAARILVVEAESGRPLLERAADLPAETASVMKTITCAAALHVLGPDHRIATRVVRGAVPGEVVLVGGGDVTLSRVPGDGATYYTDPPRLDELARRTLEALGGTPPVRIVLDDSLFAGGEWRDDQWEQEDRDPNGDVPLISSLQTDGDRDDPASDEGARGADPTGRAGEAFAAFLGGSPELARGTAPVGAEVLASVESRPVEALVRECLKTSDNALAEALAKLSAIALGSGPGFDEVGEKLRGVLAEYGVPIDGVELLDGSGMSAGIRVPARTVVDLLRRARLREGALGLLDDRLTRTGPNGTMYVKRFVGENTIIGDALRAKTGYIGSVHSLAGVVRTVGGAELVFGVFAMGDRMPPEDPARTAVDDFTVRLHLLGDALLDLDESVRLDP; encoded by the coding sequence ATGAGCTCAGAGACGATGACCGAGGATCGCAGGGCCGACGACACGACGGGCACCGGAGCGCTCGACGACCTGCGCAGGCAGGCCATGGATCCGCGCCTCGGAGCGGCCCGCATCCTGGTGGTCGAGGCGGAGAGCGGTCGGCCCCTGCTGGAGCGGGCCGCGGATCTGCCCGCGGAGACCGCGAGCGTCATGAAGACGATCACCTGCGCCGCCGCACTGCACGTGCTCGGACCAGACCATCGGATCGCCACACGGGTCGTGCGCGGAGCCGTGCCGGGCGAGGTCGTGCTCGTCGGGGGCGGCGATGTCACGCTCAGTCGCGTTCCCGGCGACGGCGCCACCTACTACACCGATCCCCCGCGCCTCGACGAGCTCGCCCGCCGCACTCTCGAAGCGCTCGGCGGCACTCCGCCTGTGCGCATCGTCCTCGACGACTCGCTGTTCGCGGGTGGCGAGTGGCGGGATGATCAGTGGGAACAAGAGGATCGCGACCCGAACGGCGACGTTCCGCTGATCTCATCGCTGCAGACCGACGGCGACCGCGACGATCCCGCATCCGACGAGGGCGCCCGGGGCGCCGATCCCACCGGCAGGGCCGGCGAGGCCTTCGCGGCGTTTCTCGGCGGATCCCCCGAGCTCGCGCGGGGCACCGCTCCTGTCGGAGCCGAGGTGCTCGCCTCTGTCGAATCGCGGCCTGTCGAGGCGCTGGTGCGCGAGTGCCTGAAGACCTCGGACAACGCGCTCGCCGAGGCGCTCGCGAAGCTCTCGGCGATCGCCCTCGGCTCGGGCCCGGGCTTCGATGAGGTCGGCGAGAAGTTGCGAGGTGTGCTCGCCGAGTACGGCGTGCCGATCGACGGCGTCGAACTGCTCGACGGCTCGGGCATGAGCGCGGGGATCCGCGTGCCGGCGCGCACCGTGGTCGATCTGCTGCGGCGGGCACGATTGCGCGAGGGAGCGCTCGGGCTGCTCGACGACCGGCTGACCCGCACCGGCCCGAACGGCACGATGTACGTGAAACGGTTCGTCGGCGAGAACACGATCATCGGCGACGCGCTGCGCGCGAAGACCGGCTATATCGGTTCGGTGCATTCGCTCGCGGGAGTCGTGCGCACCGTCGGCGGCGCAGAGCTCGTCTTCGGTGTCTTCGCGATGGGCGATCGGATGCCGCCCGAAGACCCTGCCCGCACTGCGGTCGACGACTTCACGGTGCGCTTGCACCTGCTGGGAGACGCGCTGCTCGATCTCGACGAGTCGGTGCGGCTCGACCCGTAG